In Dehalococcoidia bacterium, the sequence TCCACCTTGAGCCGGGCGGCTTCGGCAACCCGAAGATCGTCCGCCTCAGCCAAGTGTCGAAGGTCCAGTGGTCCTTCACGCGCGAGGAGATCGTTCGCGAGCAGCTCGCGCGGATGTATGCCGGCAAGGACCCGCGCCGGATCCTCGACGCCGGCACCGGCACCGGCACGACGGCGATGGTCTTCGCTGAGCTGTTTCCGCAGGCCGAAGTGGTCGGCATCGACCTCTCGGCGCCCTACATTCGGTTCGCGCGCGAGTGGGCGCGGCATCGCGGGCTGACGAACGTTGCGTTCTACCAGCAGAACGCCCAGCGCACCGTCTTCCCCGATGCCTCGTTCGACGCTGTCCACTTCACGTATGTCCTGCACGAGATGTACGTTGAGGACGCCAAGCAGATCCTGCGCGAGCTGTACCGCCTCGTGAAGCCGGGGGGAATGCTCACCTTCTTCGATGGGACCTATCCCGACACCGAGGAAGAGCGGCTGCAGAAAGCGCGCTTCAGCGCCATCACCGGCATCGAGCCGTATCTCGGCGAGTACATGAAGCTGAACATTGAGCGGGCGGTCGCCGAGACGGGCTTCACCAATGTGACGCGCCATCTGACGCTGCCGGACGGGATGGCCGTCTCGGCGGTCAAGCCGGCGTAGCGCGGCGACTTGTTTGTCGCGAAGCTTCTTCGTATCGTGGTTGGGTGACCGACAGCGAAGGAGGCGATCGCGATGACATCCCGGGTCATTACCCGTCGGCAGCTGCTGCGCGCGGGCGCGGCGGCGGCGACGCTGGCGGCCGGCAGCTCCTTTCCCTCGATTGCGGCTGGCAGCGAGGTCATCCGCATTCTCTACACCAACGACACGCACGCGCGGCTTGAGCCGTTCGTCGAAAACAACGTCTCCATCGGCGGGATCGCGCGCCGCAAGGAGGTGATCGACCGCATCCGCTGGCTGGGCGGCTCGGTGATCCTGCTCGATGCGGGCGATGTCTTCCAAGGGACCCTCTATTTCAATGTCTACGAGGGGCTGGCCGATCAGCCGTTCATCAACGCGCTCGGCTACGACGCGATGACGCTCGGCAACCACGAGTTCAATAAGGGGCCGGCGGTGCTGGCGCGCTTCCTCTCGGGGCTGCGCGTCCCGGTGACGAGCAGCAATCTCGGCATCGACCCGGCCTCGCCGCTTGCGGGATTGGTGCGCCCGTGGACGATCGTCGAGCGCGGCCGGACGCGCATCGGCATCATCGGCGTCACGACCGACGAGACCCCGATCCTCTCCTCGCCCGGACCGCAGATCCGCTTCGGCGACCACTACGCCGGTCTGCAGGGCGCGGCCGACTGGCTGAGCAGCCTTGGGGTTGCCGCGAAGATCGGCCTGACGCACATCGGCTACGCCCAAGACCGCCAGCTTGCTCAGCGGACGAACGGGATCGCCGTGATTGTCGGCGGGCACTCCCATACCAAGGTCGACCCGACGCCGGAGGTGGTGACCAATGCAGTCGGCCGACCGGTGCTGATCGTCCAAGCGCAGGACTGGGGCCGCTACGTCGGGCTGCTCGACGTTGAGCTCGACGGCCGGGGCGTCCCGATTGCCTATCGCGGCGCGCTGATCCCGGTTGACGAGACGGTGCCCGAGGACCCCGAGTTTGTCGCCCGTCTTGCGCCCTTCAAGGCGGGGGTTGAAGCGTTCGGCCAGAAGGTCGTCGGCACCGCAGCGGTGACGCTGGTCGGCGAGCGCACGGCAGTCCGCTCTCGGGAGACGAACCTCGGCAATCTGGTCGCCGACCTGCTGCTGGAACGGATGGCGGCTGACCGCGCCCAGATCGCGTTGGTGAACGGCGGCGGCATCCGCGCGGACATTCCGGCTGGGCCGGTGACGGTCGGCCGGATCAAAGAGGTGCTCCCCTTCGACAATGCCATCATGACGATCACGATCACTGGCGCGCAGCTGATTGCGGCGCTTGAAAATGGCGTCAGCCAAGTCGAGACCGGCGCGGGCCGCTTTCCCCAAGTTGCCGGCATGCGCTTCGTCTGGGACCCGACCCGGCCGCCGAACTCTCGCATTGTTCGGGTCGAGATCGGCAACCCGCGCGTCGGCTGGCGACCGGTCGATCAAAGCGCGACCTACCGCCTCGCAACCGTAGACTTCCTGGTCAACGGCGGCGACGGCTATGCGGTGTTCCGGGCGGGGCTCAGCCCGCTCAACTCGGGGCTGCTCCTCTCCGACCTGCTGATCGAGCACTTCGAGCGGGTCGGCACGGTCTCGGCAGCGGTAGAGGGACGGATTCAGGCGTTGGGCCGGGTGGCGAGCCTGACCTCGAGCGTGGCTGCCGGCTACGAAGTTGCTCTCGATGACCTCTGGCGGCCGGGCGAGGGCCTGCAGCCGATCTCGCGGCGGCTCTGGGCGGTCTGAGACTGCAACGGCGAGGCGCCGGGGCGGTCCCCCGCGCGTTCGGTACAATCGGAGCGGGAGGTGCTATGGTCTGGGACCGCAGACATGTTGAAACCCTCGCTCCGGATGAAGGCGCGTTCCGGCCGGTCGAGGCGAGCGGGATCGCACCGGGCCTCGAGGTCCGCGTGCTGAGCGAAGATCAGCGGGACGGCGCATTCACCGCGCTCGTGCGCGTTCCGCCGGGCTGGAAGCAGGAGCAGCCGTTCGCAGCTGCCTGCACGCTGGAGGCTTATCTCCTTGAGGGCGACCTGACGGTCGGCACGCACTCCTTTCACCGCGGCTGGTATACCTATCGCCCGGCCGGCTTCCTCAACGAGCCGATGGCATCCGAGCGCGGGGCGCTCCTGCTGCTGTTCACTGACGGGCGCTTCGCGCTTGGCGAGGCGCGCGCGACGCCGAACGCCATCCCCGGGGTCGATACCGAGACGATCCCGTGGGGAAAGCCGCTGACGGACAAGAAAGACAGTCCGCTCCTCAGCAAGACCCTGCGGATGAACCCAGAGACCGGGGAGCGGACCTTCCTCAACCGCCTCCTCCAGGCGGGCGGTGACCCGCGCATCGAGTGGCATCCCTGCGTCGAGGAGCTGTACCAGATCGAAGGGACGACCAGCCTCGACTACCCGCGCAATCGCTTTCTGCTTGCGCCGGGCGTTTACTGCTACCGTCCGCCCGGCATCCCGCACGGCCCATTCCAGACGGACGGTCCCGTCCTGACCCTCGTCCGCGTCTCTTCGACCTTAGTCAATAACTACGTCTCGCCCGAGGAGGCTGCGCAGATGATCCGCGCCTACGGTCCGGGCATCGATCCGCGGATGCTCGATTGAGCAGCGCGGCGGAGAGAGTGCATTGATAGTGCGCGATCTCGCGCTTGCGACGGTCACCGTCGCCGGGGATCGCCTCGACGATGTCGCCGCAGTCTACCAAGAGGCGTTCGGCTGGGCGGTTCGCTGGGAAGGGCTGCTCGACCCTGCCCTTGCGGCAGCGTGGGGCATCGCGCCGGCGCGGCGGCGTGTCCTCCTGCTCGGCGCGAACGGCGAGACGCGCGGGCTCGTGCGGCTAGTCGAAGGAGAGACGCCGCCCCCGCCGCCGCTCGCGACGTTCGGCTGGTCGGCGCTCGAGATCACGGTGCGCGACTGCGACCGCATGGCAGAGCGGCTGCGCGGCCACCCGCGCTTTCGGGTGAACGGGGAGCCGCGCGACCTGCGGTTCAGCGCCGACCCGCCGGGGCAGCGGGCAATGCAGGCGGTCGGCCCGGCAGGGGAGCAGTTCTACCTCACCCAGGTCGTGCGCCAGACACCGGGACGTGAACTGGCGGTGCCGCCGCCGGGCGCGGAAGTAGGGGCAGTCTTCATCGCGGTGCTCGCCGCACCCGATTACAACGCGGCGAAGGCGTTCTACGTTGACGTGCTTGGCTGCGCTCCCGACATCGATGGGAACGAGGTCGCGCTCTCCGTCGCCCGGAAGGAGCTGGGCCTCCCGGAGGGGACGCGATTTCTCCTCGGCGCATTGCGGCCGCTCGGCGAGACCCGCATCGAACTGGACGGCTACCCGCCGGGCGTGGGCCGGGTCCGCGAGCGCCACCCCGGCGAGCTGCCGCCCGGCTTTGGGGTCGCCAGCCTCCTCGTGACCGACCTCGAGCGCGCAGTGCATCATGCCCATGCTCGCGGGTATCGGGTGCTTGCGCCTCCAGTGCCGATCGATGAGCCGCCCTATGCCGGACGACGGAGCGTCACGGTTGTCGGCGGCGCGGGCGAACTGGTCGAGCTGATCGGCGAGTAGCGCGCCGCGTCGGCAGCGTCCGCCTCCGCGCGCTGCGGTTGCGCCGAGGCACCTTGGCCGGAGAGCGGGTCGCCAAGGGCCGCGAGGCGTCTCGTCTCGCTTCCGGGGCGACGAGCGCTGGCGCGCTCTGAACATCGTTTCCGACGAAAACTCTCTATTCGTACTTGGGCTGTCGACTAGCAATTTCTATTGATGCCTTGACGGTGCTTCTGCGCGGGGTATAGACTGGCTTGAAGACGGACCCACTGCTGTGGAGAAAGGACGAGCAATGGCGACCCTCATCTCCGCCCGCGATATCGACGAACTGGTCAAGACCCACGGCCGCACGCTGAGCTTGCCGGCAGATGCCCGTCTCACGCCGTCCGCGCAGGATCGGGTGCGCGAGCTGGGCGTCGAGGTGGTTATCGGCAGTCAGCCGGGCCGCCAGAACGGCAGCGCCAACGGCGCGGCCTCCCGAGCCGCTCACGCCCCCGCCTCGCGGGGCGCGATCACCGTCGACGCCCGGCCGGTGGAGAATGGCAATCGGCCGAGCACGGCGGTGCCGGAGCAGCGGAGTCAGCGGGCGATGATGGAGTTCATCGCCGGCTTGAAGGGGTATACCCACACTCGAGAGCTGCAGAAGATCTACGCCGAGCGTGAGGCAGCCTTCAAGCGCGACCACGGCCGCCGGCCGGCGAACGCGGCCGAGGCGCTCGCCTTGATCAGCGACAAGCTCGCCTTCCGGACCGACTATTTCATCAACCGCGTCTCGCAGGACATGCTCTGGCGCTCCTGCGCCGAGATCATCATGCCGCACGCCGAGGAGCTGAAGGCGCGGCTGAAGGCAGCCGAGACCCAGGGCCCCGGGAAGCTCGAGCTGAATCCGAACCTGCAACTGCCGCCGTATTTCTCCGGGACCGAGTTCCACATGATGCCGGGTTCCTATTATGACGAGGAGCTGGCAGGCTTCTTCTTTGACCTGGGCGGGAGCATCTATTTCTCCAACCGGTACGATGGCGCGCGGATGCAGCGGGCGATTGTCGAAAGCACGCCGGCAGGGTTCACGCCGACGCGGATCCTCGACCTTGGCTGCTCGACCGGGACGAGCACGACGATCTGGAAGGAATACTTCCCGAAAGCTGAAGTGATCGGGATCGATCTTGCCGCGCCGATGCTCCGCTACGCCCACATGAAAGCGAACGAGCAGGGCTTCGATGTCACCTTCAGCCAGCGGAACGCCGAATATACCGGCTATCCTGATGAGTCGTTTGACCTGGTCACCGCCTGCATCCTGACCCACGAACTGCCGCTCTATGCGATCCGCAATGTCTTCCGCGAGGCGTATCGCCTTCTGAAGCCCGGCGGCTACCTGCTGAATGGCGATATCAACCCGACGCGGACGCATCCGACGACCTACGCCTATATTCGGGCGGATTGGGAAGTGGAGAATAACGGCGAGCCGTTCATGAGCGACGTGCTGAACGCCGATCTCACCCAGATCGCGCGGGAAGCAGGCTTCCGCGAGGTGAGCGAGCCGGGAACGGTTCATAAGGCGACCGGCCAGACCTTCCCCTGGATCACCTTGGCGAGGAAGTAGCATCCCCCACGCGAGGAGCCATGCCCGAACTGACGCTGCCGCCCTATACCTCCAACGACAATCCCGCCTACTTTGGCGACCCGATGCTCGACCGCTTTGCGGCCGCGCTGGTGGAACTGCTCGCCAAAGTCTGGGTGCTGCAGGACCGCGTCCGCACGCTCGAGCAGGTCTTGGCCCGTCAGGGCCTGGTCTCGCTTGAGGCGCTGCGCTCCTATCAGCCGAGCGACGCGGAGCTCGCGGAGATCCGGTCTGAGCGCGACGCGTTCATCCGCACGGTGCTGGAGCGCATCGCGGCCGGCTAATCCTGCCGCCCGCTACCGATACGACGCGGCCTGTTTCTCAAAGAGGTCGGCATACACTCCGGCGCGCGCGATGAGCGCAGCGTGGTCGCCTTGCTCCACGAGGCGGCCGCCCTCGAGGACAAGGATCAGGTCGGCAGTACGCACCGTCGAGAAGCGGTGGGAGATGAAGATCGCGATCCGTCCGCTGGCCAGCAGCCGGAGGCGCTGAAACAGCTCAAACTCTGCCTGCGCGTCGAGGCTCGCCGTCGGCTCGTCGAGGATCAGGATCTCGGCGTCGCGCATGAAGGCGCGAGCGAGGGCGATCTTCTGCCACTCGCCGCCAGAGAGCTGATGGCCGCCCTCGAACCATTTGCCGAGCGTGGTGTCATAGCCGGCAGGAAGGGCCGCGATAACCTGGTCGGCGCCGGCGCGCTTGGCGGCGCGGGCGATCGCCTCGTCATCGCGGAGGCGCTCCAGTTGTCCGAAACCGATGTTCTCGCGGGCGGTGAGCTGGAAGGCGGCGAAGTCCTGAAATAGCGCGCCGATCGCGCGGCGCAGTTCTGCAGGGTCGTACTCCCGGATGTCGTGCCCCTCGACCAGAATCTGGCCGGCGTCGGGGTCGTACAGCCGGGCGAGGAGCTTGACGAGGGTGGTCTTCCCCGCACCGTTTTTGCCGACGATAGCCACCGTTTGGCCGGGCGCGATGGTGAACGAAACGTCTTGCAGCGCCGGCTCGGGGCGGCCGGGGTAGGTGAAGGTGACATTGCGAAACTCGATTCCCCGGCGGAAGGGGCGCCGCAGCGGCACCGGGGCCGCCGGCGCCCGCACCGTCGGCTCCATCGCCAGCAGCTCAAACAGCGTCGAGAGATACAGCCCGTGCTCATAGAGCGAACTGAACCCGCCAAGAACGCTCTGGAAATCGTCCTGAACGGCGGCAGCAGCGCGGGTAAAGAGCGTCAGGTCGCCGAGGGTGAGACGGCCGGCGATCGCCTCGAGGACGATGAAGAGGGCAGCAGCAGAGGTTGCCGCCGCCGAGAGCGTCCCCCAGCCAAATCCTGCGAGATA encodes:
- a CDS encoding 5'-nucleotidase C-terminal domain-containing protein — protein: MTSRVITRRQLLRAGAAAATLAAGSSFPSIAAGSEVIRILYTNDTHARLEPFVENNVSIGGIARRKEVIDRIRWLGGSVILLDAGDVFQGTLYFNVYEGLADQPFINALGYDAMTLGNHEFNKGPAVLARFLSGLRVPVTSSNLGIDPASPLAGLVRPWTIVERGRTRIGIIGVTTDETPILSSPGPQIRFGDHYAGLQGAADWLSSLGVAAKIGLTHIGYAQDRQLAQRTNGIAVIVGGHSHTKVDPTPEVVTNAVGRPVLIVQAQDWGRYVGLLDVELDGRGVPIAYRGALIPVDETVPEDPEFVARLAPFKAGVEAFGQKVVGTAAVTLVGERTAVRSRETNLGNLVADLLLERMAADRAQIALVNGGGIRADIPAGPVTVGRIKEVLPFDNAIMTITITGAQLIAALENGVSQVETGAGRFPQVAGMRFVWDPTRPPNSRIVRVEIGNPRVGWRPVDQSATYRLATVDFLVNGGDGYAVFRAGLSPLNSGLLLSDLLIEHFERVGTVSAAVEGRIQALGRVASLTSSVAAGYEVALDDLWRPGEGLQPISRRLWAV
- a CDS encoding methyltransferase domain-containing protein, whose amino-acid sequence is MALRLAPHEPQPVTITKENIFETPITPFETWLFSLARQDPQRYRQLVEEWVETLPAYDGPADGSDVLPPGAPPVEIPEYWKRPVHLEPGGFGNPKIVRLSQVSKVQWSFTREEIVREQLARMYAGKDPRRILDAGTGTGTTAMVFAELFPQAEVVGIDLSAPYIRFAREWARHRGLTNVAFYQQNAQRTVFPDASFDAVHFTYVLHEMYVEDAKQILRELYRLVKPGGMLTFFDGTYPDTEEERLQKARFSAITGIEPYLGEYMKLNIERAVAETGFTNVTRHLTLPDGMAVSAVKPA
- a CDS encoding DUF4437 domain-containing protein; translated protein: MVWDRRHVETLAPDEGAFRPVEASGIAPGLEVRVLSEDQRDGAFTALVRVPPGWKQEQPFAAACTLEAYLLEGDLTVGTHSFHRGWYTYRPAGFLNEPMASERGALLLLFTDGRFALGEARATPNAIPGVDTETIPWGKPLTDKKDSPLLSKTLRMNPETGERTFLNRLLQAGGDPRIEWHPCVEELYQIEGTTSLDYPRNRFLLAPGVYCYRPPGIPHGPFQTDGPVLTLVRVSSTLVNNYVSPEEAAQMIRAYGPGIDPRMLD
- a CDS encoding VOC family protein; translated protein: MIVRDLALATVTVAGDRLDDVAAVYQEAFGWAVRWEGLLDPALAAAWGIAPARRRVLLLGANGETRGLVRLVEGETPPPPPLATFGWSALEITVRDCDRMAERLRGHPRFRVNGEPRDLRFSADPPGQRAMQAVGPAGEQFYLTQVVRQTPGRELAVPPPGAEVGAVFIAVLAAPDYNAAKAFYVDVLGCAPDIDGNEVALSVARKELGLPEGTRFLLGALRPLGETRIELDGYPPGVGRVRERHPGELPPGFGVASLLVTDLERAVHHAHARGYRVLAPPVPIDEPPYAGRRSVTVVGGAGELVELIGE
- a CDS encoding class I SAM-dependent methyltransferase, which encodes MATLISARDIDELVKTHGRTLSLPADARLTPSAQDRVRELGVEVVIGSQPGRQNGSANGAASRAAHAPASRGAITVDARPVENGNRPSTAVPEQRSQRAMMEFIAGLKGYTHTRELQKIYAEREAAFKRDHGRRPANAAEALALISDKLAFRTDYFINRVSQDMLWRSCAEIIMPHAEELKARLKAAETQGPGKLELNPNLQLPPYFSGTEFHMMPGSYYDEELAGFFFDLGGSIYFSNRYDGARMQRAIVESTPAGFTPTRILDLGCSTGTSTTIWKEYFPKAEVIGIDLAAPMLRYAHMKANEQGFDVTFSQRNAEYTGYPDESFDLVTACILTHELPLYAIRNVFREAYRLLKPGGYLLNGDINPTRTHPTTYAYIRADWEVENNGEPFMSDVLNADLTQIAREAGFREVSEPGTVHKATGQTFPWITLARK
- a CDS encoding ABC transporter ATP-binding protein/permease; the protein is MEGNGRAPALSRRDAGPNARLPLRRRIGATARASRQVLRLVWTTSRPLTGALVGVTLLRSLQPAADVWVSKLLIDAVAAAIIEGGPPERIQTAVWLVAAQLGVLIVGSLLRTLANISQQLLQDRVAQTIQLQVMEHAERLDLAAFEDPTFYDRIQQVQREVAFRPVQMVSEMFGLVRAAIGFLSMIGLLLSLSWTIALVALLAPIPAFIANTRYGWWGFQLMRRQSPLRRLLSYLTTVQTTDTFHKEVQIYGLGPYFTDRFRRLSHQYYREMRALVLRRYLAGFGWGTLSAAATSAAALFIVLEAIAGRLTLGDLTLFTRAAAAVQDDFQSVLGGFSSLYEHGLYLSTLFELLAMEPTVRAPAAPVPLRRPFRRGIEFRNVTFTYPGRPEPALQDVSFTIAPGQTVAIVGKNGAGKTTLVKLLARLYDPDAGQILVEGHDIREYDPAELRRAIGALFQDFAAFQLTARENIGFGQLERLRDDEAIARAAKRAGADQVIAALPAGYDTTLGKWFEGGHQLSGGEWQKIALARAFMRDAEILILDEPTASLDAQAEFELFQRLRLLASGRIAIFISHRFSTVRTADLILVLEGGRLVEQGDHAALIARAGVYADLFEKQAASYR